The Gemmatimonadaceae bacterium genome includes a region encoding these proteins:
- a CDS encoding GMC family oxidoreductase — protein MQTLSAHEPLSRSLAPSLLSPDERTTLLWVCGTLFPRLDPAPGDEPELFTADGVSLGVPAAIEEALAAVPAEQVQDFRLLLRALDHPLFMLGLAGKPRSFRSLRAEERERVLLSMATSSVPLARKGFQAVKRLASFLFYSLMDERRANPTWNGIGYVPLPNAAARDTSLRLTNVDGPVQLEADACIIGSGAGGGVVAAELARAGLRVVLLEQGPGDQAAQFDQREIVGMQRLYLDRATTSSRDLGVTILAGACVGGGTSLNWQTSLPLPDAIRDEWAAVSGVAMFTDSRFTEALDAVCERLNVGTVESVINANNEALRRGCTALGWSWRHVPRNAHGCDPTQCGSCMYGCRHGGKQGTAVTFLADAQRLGDVTIMPNCRVTRVTHYRGRVAGVHAVARDADSSMGREFAIGVRAPIVVAAAGGLETPALLLRSGMRHASLGRNLFLHPASAVFGMYAEPIRPWDGPPQTIMSEEHAALDGNFGVRLELADAHPGMLALSMPWLGARDHRRRMQRAAHVSATVVLVRDGEGGRIRVRRESRAIEYRPGGRELSHLKRGIAAAVRAHIAAGAEEIITLHSRPHVLQAKQASKAAVDQFSTRVLTSAVDRNWSTLFSAHQMGACRLGADPRTAVCDERGAVRGITGLFVADASLFPASSGVNPMITIMGLAKIIGAGIADRG, from the coding sequence ATGCAAACGTTGTCCGCACATGAGCCACTGAGTCGCTCGCTAGCGCCGTCGCTTCTTTCGCCTGACGAGCGGACCACGCTTCTCTGGGTGTGCGGAACGCTGTTCCCTCGGCTCGATCCGGCGCCGGGTGACGAGCCCGAGCTCTTCACCGCCGACGGTGTTTCGTTAGGCGTTCCAGCGGCAATCGAGGAAGCCCTGGCGGCGGTGCCGGCGGAGCAGGTGCAAGACTTTCGGCTCCTGCTCCGCGCGCTCGACCACCCTCTCTTCATGCTCGGACTCGCCGGCAAGCCGCGGTCCTTCCGTTCGCTGCGCGCAGAAGAACGGGAGCGCGTACTGCTCTCGATGGCGACGAGCTCCGTCCCGCTGGCACGTAAGGGATTCCAGGCGGTGAAGCGGCTGGCCTCGTTCCTGTTTTACTCGCTCATGGACGAACGGCGTGCCAATCCAACATGGAATGGAATTGGTTACGTGCCGCTGCCTAACGCAGCGGCGCGTGATACCTCGCTCCGACTGACGAACGTCGATGGTCCGGTCCAGCTGGAGGCCGACGCGTGCATCATCGGCTCGGGCGCCGGCGGCGGAGTCGTCGCGGCCGAGCTCGCACGCGCTGGACTGCGGGTTGTCCTGCTCGAGCAGGGTCCGGGCGATCAAGCAGCACAGTTCGATCAACGCGAGATCGTCGGTATGCAGCGGCTCTACCTCGATCGCGCAACGACGTCGTCGCGTGATCTGGGCGTCACGATCCTTGCTGGGGCGTGTGTCGGCGGTGGAACATCCCTGAACTGGCAAACGTCGCTGCCATTGCCGGACGCGATTCGCGACGAGTGGGCGGCGGTTTCCGGCGTGGCGATGTTCACGGACTCGCGCTTCACGGAGGCGCTGGACGCCGTGTGTGAGCGGCTCAACGTCGGCACGGTCGAGAGCGTGATCAATGCGAACAACGAGGCGTTGCGGCGCGGCTGTACGGCGTTAGGCTGGTCCTGGCGTCACGTTCCGCGGAATGCGCATGGTTGCGACCCAACGCAGTGCGGGTCGTGCATGTACGGTTGCCGCCATGGCGGCAAGCAGGGGACGGCGGTCACGTTCCTTGCCGACGCGCAGCGGCTCGGCGACGTGACGATCATGCCGAACTGTCGCGTCACACGCGTGACTCACTATCGTGGCCGCGTGGCCGGGGTGCACGCGGTCGCGCGGGATGCCGATTCGTCCATGGGACGGGAGTTTGCGATTGGCGTGCGTGCGCCGATCGTCGTCGCCGCCGCGGGCGGTCTCGAGACGCCGGCGCTCCTGCTCCGCTCGGGAATGCGGCATGCATCGTTAGGCAGGAATCTCTTCCTCCACCCCGCGAGCGCGGTGTTCGGCATGTACGCCGAGCCGATACGACCGTGGGATGGCCCGCCGCAAACCATAATGTCCGAGGAACACGCGGCGCTCGACGGGAATTTCGGAGTCCGTCTCGAGCTCGCCGACGCACACCCCGGGATGTTGGCACTCTCGATGCCATGGCTTGGCGCGCGCGACCACCGGCGGCGCATGCAGCGTGCGGCGCACGTCAGCGCGACCGTCGTACTCGTCCGGGATGGCGAAGGGGGCCGCATTCGCGTTCGGCGCGAGAGTCGCGCGATCGAGTACCGACCGGGCGGGCGCGAGCTGTCGCACCTCAAGCGCGGGATTGCGGCCGCGGTGCGCGCGCACATCGCGGCGGGCGCGGAAGAGATCATCACCCTCCACTCGCGGCCGCACGTCTTGCAGGCGAAGCAGGCGTCGAAGGCAGCTGTCGACCAGTTCTCCACGCGCGTTCTCACCAGTGCGGTCGACCGCAACTGGTCGACGCTGTTCAGTGCGCATCAGATGGGGGCGTGCCGCCTGGGCGCCGATCCCCGCACTGCAGTGTGCGACGAGCGAGGTGCCGTTCGGGGAATCACCGGTCTATTCGTCGCCGACGCGAGTCTCTTCCCCGCGTCCTCCGGCGTGAACCCGATGATTACAATCATGGGACTGGCAAAAATCATCGGAGCGGGGATAGCAGATCGGGGCTAG
- a CDS encoding zinc-dependent alcohol dehydrogenase family protein, producing the protein MHAMVLERPRSELIEREIPRPAPASGQVLIRVRACAVCRTDLHIIDGELTQPKLPLVLGHEIVGVVDEAPGDSRFHRGDRVGVPWLGWTCGVCVYCTTGRENLCDRARFTGYDIDGGYAEYCVADARYCFPIVGEYDDAHAAPLLCAGLIGYRSLRLAGDPAIAKRLGIYGFGAAAHLITQVAVARGQRVFAFTRRGDDASQGFARSMGAEWAGATDEHPEPLDAAIIFAPAGELVPTALRATAKGGVVVCAGIHMSDIPAFPYDILWGERTIRSVANLTRQDADEFLTLAPRVPLHTEVQCFALNAANEAVKAHRSGRLRGAAVLVP; encoded by the coding sequence ATGCACGCGATGGTGCTGGAGCGGCCGCGGTCGGAGTTGATAGAACGTGAAATTCCGCGGCCGGCGCCGGCGTCGGGACAGGTATTGATTCGCGTCCGCGCATGCGCGGTCTGTCGTACGGACCTCCACATCATCGACGGAGAGCTCACGCAGCCAAAGCTGCCACTCGTCCTTGGGCACGAGATCGTCGGCGTCGTGGACGAGGCGCCCGGTGACAGCCGATTCCATCGCGGCGATCGCGTCGGCGTACCGTGGCTGGGCTGGACGTGTGGCGTCTGCGTCTACTGCACTACCGGACGCGAGAACCTCTGCGATCGCGCGCGTTTCACCGGCTATGACATCGATGGCGGATATGCGGAGTATTGCGTGGCCGACGCGCGATACTGTTTTCCGATCGTGGGTGAGTACGACGACGCACACGCCGCGCCGCTACTCTGCGCGGGACTGATCGGTTATCGGTCGCTGCGGCTCGCGGGCGATCCCGCGATCGCGAAGCGCCTCGGTATTTACGGCTTCGGCGCGGCCGCGCACCTGATTACTCAGGTGGCCGTCGCCCGGGGCCAGCGAGTATTCGCGTTCACACGGCGGGGCGACGACGCATCACAAGGCTTCGCCCGCTCGATGGGAGCGGAATGGGCAGGAGCGACTGACGAGCATCCCGAACCGCTCGACGCAGCAATCATCTTCGCCCCGGCAGGTGAGCTCGTGCCGACGGCGCTACGCGCGACGGCGAAGGGCGGTGTTGTCGTCTGCGCGGGCATTCACATGAGCGATATCCCAGCATTCCCTTACGACATTCTTTGGGGAGAGCGAACCATCCGGTCCGTGGCCAATCTCACTCGGCAGGATGCCGACGAGTTTCTCACACTGGCACCGAGGGTGCCTCTACACACGGAGGTTCAGTGTTTTGCGCTGAACGCAGCGAATGAGGCCGTGAAGGCGCACCGATCGGGACGTCTTCGTGGTGCCGCCGTGCTCGTGCCGTAG